TGAGAGTGCCTGAAGCCCATGAAGGTTCAATGCTTCCCCGGATCGCCAATGGTGCAGCAGGCAAGCCAATTGGTGCCTTTTTTGAAAGTCAGGGTGTGGGGTTTGCGGTGAACCCAACCAATCCAGCCACACCTTCATCTTCTCTGGGCTTTGCAGGTGAACCAGCACATCCAACCCGAGGTCCCACACCAGTTCCTGCTGTTCAGCGTTTTTTGCCTGTTGCAGCACCTGCCAGATCGGTGCGTCATCCTGGGTGTCGATGGCGTGCAGCAAAGCACGGTACCCTTGCAGCTGCAAGTGGTTGCGGTCCGAAGGGGACCATTGACCTTCCTGAAGGGCCCAGAGCCTCCGGTGGGCGGCTTGCAGGTCTCCGCACAACCATTCGATTTCGGCGAGCAGCAATTCCACCCATAAATGCAGTTCTGCCGACAGGTAATCGTCTCGCAGTTCACTGGCGGTGTTCCACGCGTAACCCAGTTGACCGGAACGCAAGTGCAGGGCAGCCAAGTTGCGGTACGCGGCCTGCACGGTGGGCGCCATGCCCAACCTGGTGCTCAGGGTGACCCCTTCCTTGAACGCCTTGAAAGCCCGTTCTGAATTCCCCAGTTTCTCTGCGGTGGTTCCGAGGTTCACCAGCACCCCTCCCAGCACACTCAAATCCTGCGTGTGACGAGCCAACGTCACGCAGTCCTCCAGGGTCAAGAGGGCGTCTTGCAAAGCCCCTTGCAGACCGTACACCGTCCCAAGGTTGGCCAGCAAACGCACCCGCAAATCGTTTGGAACATCAAACAGCAAACCCTGCGAAAAAACCCTCTGGGCATCAAGGAAACGCCCTGCACGCAAGAAAAGAGCACCTTCAAGGGCACACACCCTTCCCCGCAAGAATTCAGGGACAGGCACTCTGGCCCGGTCCATGCGTCCAAGCACCCCCAGAGCACCCTGAACTTCCTCTTCGCTTTCCAGCACTTTGCCACTGCGCATCAAACCCACCCCTGCTGCCACATGTGCACCCAGTGCAGCAAGGTCACTCTGCCAGAGTGCCGCATGCTGGTGAAGTTCTCTCGCAGCAACCAACAACTCTGGAATGCGCCCCAGTGTTTCCAGAAGTGCGGTTTTGCGAAAAAGCAATTCCAGTTCCCCGCCGGGTTCCGTGCAGCGCAACGCCCGGTCCAGGCACCCCAACGCTTCCATGTTCGCCCCCACCCGTTCTGCTTCAAAAGCAGCTTCGAGGAAAGTGCTCCTGGCTTCTTTGAAGTGCCCGGCCTGTTCCCAGTGTCCTGCCACGGCAGTCAGGAAAACATGCACAGGCATTTTCAACGGTTTGGCATCCAACTGCCTGAGGTGCTCAGCGAGGCGGGCATGCCACAAAGCACAAAGAGGTCCCTCTGGGCAAAGCACCGTCTGGGAAGGACTTGACATCCACAGGGCCACCTCCAACTCAGTGCAACCCAAAACCCTGCTCCACAAAGCTGCACTGCCAGGACGCAAATCAGGCTCCAGCAACGTTTGGGCTTGCGACAACAAAGAAGCAGTGTCGGTTTGTGCACCCAACAATTCCCGGGTGCTTTCCTGAGGGTGCAAACCCAATGCCAGCACATCTTGCTCGAAACGAATGAACAAGGATGTTGCCTGCTCACGCTGCTGGCTTTGCAAGAAGATCCGCATCAAGCGCTGCACGGCATCCTCATCCAGAGGGTCGTCCAGCAACAGGTCAGTGAGCAAACCCACAGCTTCTGTCGGCTGTTCGTTTTCCTGGCACCAAATGGCTTTTGCTCGCCGAACGCGCTGCCTGAATTGATGCAGTCGGTGCTGCTCAGCATCCCTCCACACCTCAAAATCTGGACAAGCATGCACATCCACATCCAGAAAAACCCCTGATGGAATGACTTTCTCTTCCATCAGCAAGTGCACATCACTCTGGGTCTGCAATCGCAGCGACTGACCATCGTCCACAAGCCAATCTGAGATTTCAGGGAGTTTCCGCAAAGCCTGTAAAGTCTGACGCAAATTGTGGGCTTTGCCCGCAGGCCACAACAACCGCAACAGCCTGCCTCTCGGCACCCCCTCGGGGTGACACGCCAAGTAAGCCATGAGCAACAAAGCTTTCTCGCCCAGAGGCAAAAGTTTCCCAGAGATGCGGAACTCGGGTTTCCCGAACAACTTGGCGTGCAGCATGCTGGTATTTTACAAGGTTGAAAGAAGTTGCTTTGAAAGGCATCATGATTCGCCATACTGGAGGCAAGGCCACAGGTCACCTCATGGGACACATTTACACCACACCTGCACCACTGCCAAGGGCTGCAGCATCCCGAGGGTAACATTTTGGACGATCCTCACGGTGAGTCCGTGCAGGGGATAAAGACCTTGGTCCAGTTGAGGAGCATCACATCTCCTTCTTGAAAAAAGGCTTTCTCATCCAGCACGATGTAGCCCTGCTGGGTCCTCAGAGGGGTGTACTTGGTGGCTTCCTCCCCAAAATGGCAACTCAAATCCTGCTGCATGGGAATCACCCACAACGCTCACACTTCTCCTTGCCGGTCAAACAGGCCACTGTCAATCTGGTGGTCCAACACCGCTCTGGACCAGCCGTTCTCAAGGGCAGCCCGGGCTACCACTCTCGCTGAATCGGGTCTTTCAATCGGTCCAGCAGGGTGCATGACCCCACGGCAATTGTGCAGCAACCTGCTGCACAAATTCCTCAGATGTCGCCTCAGCAAACGACTGCATGTACGAGAGGTATCTTGCGGCTGAACCCCTTCATCTCCAGAAAGGCCACCTTCAGATCCCAGGAGAGCCGATCCACCACCTTGCTGCCCCAACCCTGATCGTTCTGGCGGGAGAAAATCTCCCATCCCAACTGCCAGTACAGCACAATCAACTCCCAGTTCACGCTGAGCATCGCCTGGGTGCGGACCTGAAGCACTTTGGATTTCACCTCATTCAAGAAATCCAGGTAAAAGGCATCATCCTGAGAAAGCAACGGGTCCATCATCGGCCCTCAGCATGCCAGAAAACCCCACTGGCTTCCAGTCAAACCCCCCATTCCCACCGCACTGAACCATCCGAAAACCAAAAACCATCCCCCAGACCATCCGGTTTCACAACAAGCCACTGCGCACCGCATTCACCGCCGCCTGCGTGCGGTCACTCGCAGAAAGTTTCACCAGAATGTCCTGCACGTGGTTCTTGACCGTTCCCACGCTGACCGAGAGCGTCAGGGCAATCTCCTTGTTGCTCTGCCCGTCCGCAATGCGCCTCAGGATCTCCAACTCCCGCTCCGTCAAAGACGTTTCAGGCTTGTTGGAGGTCACCACCGCTCGGCCCAGCACCAGGTGGGCAATCTGCGGGTCCAGGTAGGCGCTCCCGGCATGGGCTGCCCGCAGGGCCAGCAGCACCAGTTCCGGCTCCCCGGTCTTCAGGCAGTACGCATCTGCCCCGGAAGCCAGCGCGGCAAACACCTGCTCTGGCATCTGGTGAGCGGTCAGCATCGCCATGCGCACCAGAGGGAAGAGCCTACGGATTTGAGAGGCCGTTTCAATGCCGTCCATCCCGGGAAGCCCGATGTCCAGCAGCACCACATCCACATGGCGGTCCTGCAACTGCTCCAGGGCCTCCTCACCACTTCTCGCCTCAGCGACCACCTCAAAGTCCTGCTGCGCGTTGATCAGGGCCCTGAGGCCATCCCGGGTGAACGTGTGGTCTTCCACCACCAAAACCTTGATTTTCATGCTTGCTCCTCCGGCAACGTGAAACAGAACTCCGTGCGGCCCTCACTGCGGATGTAAGCTAGACGTCCGCCATGTACCCTCATGATTTTGCTGGCCAGGTAGAGTCCCAGTCCACTCCCAGCACCCGCCCCAGCCTTGCGGAACCGGTGAAACAGGTGACCCCGCATGCCCTCCGGCACCCCGGGACCTTCATCCAGCACACCCACCATCACAAAACGCCCCTTGCGTTCCATGCGCACCTCCAGAGTCCCACCCACCGGACTCCATTTGATGGCGTTGTCCAGCAGGTTCAGCACCACCCGCCTCAGTTGCGCCGCATCCCCCAGCACCCAGACGTCCCCGGACAGGTCCTGCTGCACCCGCAGGTGCTTTTCGAGCATCAGGGGCTGCACCTGCAGCAGGGCCGTACCCACCAACCCAGAGAGGTTGACCCTCCCCAGAGGCACACCTTCCCCTTCAATTTCCAGTTTGGCCACCTGCAAGAGGCTCTCTGCCAGAGAAAGCACATCCTGATTGGCCTGAATGCCATTTCTCAGGGCAGACTGGTACTCGTCCCCGATGGGACCATACGTGCCAGACAACGCCAGTTTCATGCTCATGACGTTCGCCAGAATCGGGGTGCGCAAATCGTGCGAAAAGGCATACATCAAATCCCGGATCACCTCACTGCGGTCCTGAAGTTGCGCCCGTTGGCTTTCCAGGGATTCCCGCAGCACCGCCTGCCCGTACAGGGGCGTCAAATCCGACAGCACCTCCTGCACCCACGACACCGACTCCTGCTCTGGCCGGTCCAGCAGTACCACAAACCCCTCCCACGACAACACCCAATTGCCGCTGCGCTCCAAAAGCAACTGGATTTTGGCTGAAGTCCACTGCATCACCGGGGTGCCCACCACCAGACTCTGGTCTTCCCTGAGCACCAGCACCGCACCAGAACGGGTGGCCTCCAGCAGCACCCGCACGGTCTGCGCCAGGAACTGCTCAGGACTCATCACCGCCGTGAACGCATTCAAAATGGAACGCAACTTGCTTTCCCGCTGGGCCCGTTCCTCCTCGGCCTGCAGGAGGGCTGCTTTCAGGGTGGTGTCCTGCATCCGCAAGCTGAGGAACCCCACCAGAAAGAGACTCACCACCACCATCAGGCGGTTGATCAGCGTGGTGAGGCTGTTGCCGTCCTGAAAACCATTGATCACACCTGCCAGGACATTGGCAACGAGCGTCAGGACGGTCATCTGCAACAAGAAGTGCCGGGAAAGGGTCAGGCCGGAAAGCACCAACGGCACATTCAGCAAGATGCCCACCACCAAGCTGCTGTGCGTCACCACATCCAGCACAAAACCAAGGAGCAGAAGCACCACACTGAGAAACCGCATTTCTCTTCCAGTTTAACCCCACAGAAAGCACGCGTCTTGGCCATGTGGCCAATCCACCACGTCAGGTGGCCAGAACCCATGACCATTTGACACCTGCCCAAAAAGCCCAACAGGATGCAATCTGATGGGGTATGAATACCATTCTGCTGCTGTTGTCTGTCCTGGTGGGGGCCTACCTGCTCCTCACCCTGCTGAGGCCTGAGGACTTCTGATGCCAGGCCTGCTGATTTTACTGATCCTGTTTGGCCTTTGCCTGCTGGCCCTGAAAGGCATGGAACAGCCATGACGGTGTACCTCCTGACGTACCTGACGGTGCTGCTGATGGCCTACCCCCTCGGGAAGTACATCTCGAATGCCATGCAAGGAGACAAACACCTTGGCGTGGAAAGGGGCCTGTACAAACTCATGGGGGTGCGTCCAGAGCAAAACATGAACTGGAAAACCTACGGGTTGCACCTGCTGCTGTCCAACCTGATCCTGGCGGTCATCGCGTACCTGATTTTCGTGTTTCAGGGGGTGTTGCCCCTGAATCCTGATGGCATTTCCAGTATGCGCTGGGACCTGGCCTTGCACACCGCAGCAAGTTTCATCACCAACACCAACCAGCAGCATTACTCCGGGCAGAACGCCCTGAGTTACCTGTCCCAGATGATGGGCATTGTGTCGTTGCAGTTCATCACTCCAGCAGTGGGCCTGGCCCTCTTGTTCGCCATCCTCAGGCTCCTGAAAGGCGGACACGGTGAAGAGGTGAATGGCCTGAAATCCTTGGGGAATTACCACGTGGACGTCACCCGAGCCATGGTGCGCATTCTGCTGCCATTGAGCTTTGTTTTTGCCCTCATTCTGGTCTGGCAGGGCGTTCCGAGCACCTTGCAGGGGGCAGTGACTGCGACCACACTGGAAGGGGTGAAGCAGGTGATCCCGGTGGGCCCCGTTGCTGCGCTGGAAGCCATCAAGCAACTGGGCACCAACGGAGGCGGCTGGTTTGGACCCAACGCCACCCACCCGTTTGAGAACCCTACAGGGTTGACCAACCTGCTTTCCACCATTGCCCTGTTCCTGATTCCTACTGCTTTGGTGTTCAGTCTGGGTGAAGTGCTGAAGCAAAGGAAACTCAGCCTGATCACCTTGGGCGTGATGGTCACCCTGTCCCTGGCAGGCTCCATTCCGCTGTATCTGCTGGAAAAAGCCCCCAACCGTGCCTTCGCAGGACTGGCCCAGAGTGCAGCCAACTGGGAAGGCAAAGAAACCCGCCTCGGCATCGAAGCCTCAGCTTTGTGGGCTGCCCTCACCACCCAGACCAGCAATGGCAGCGTGAACGCCATGCACGATTCCCTGAATCCCCTCGCCGGGATGATCCCACAGATCAACATGTTCCTGAACGACATCTTCGGCGGCATCGGGGTGGGTCTGGTGAATTACCTGCTGTTCGTGGTTCTGACGGTGTTCATCGCCGGCCTGATGGTGGGCCGCACCCCGGAACTTTTCGGTCGCAAACTGGAAGCCAGAGAAATCCAGCTGGCCTCCCTGGCGATTTTGCTGCAACCCTTCCTGATCCTCACTTTCACGGCCCTGACCCTCTCCAACCCCAGTCTGTCTGCCAACAGCAACCCCGCCTACCACGGCATCTCACAGGTGCTTTACGAGTACAACAGCGCCTACGCCAACAACGGCTCAGGCTTTGAAGGCCTCGGGGACAACACCTCTTGGTGGAACATCACTTGCAGCGTGGTTTTGATCCTGGCCCGATTCCTGCCGATGCTGATTCCACTGGCCATCGCGGGCATCCTCGCTCAGAAAATCCCTGCTCCGGTCACCTCTGGCACGCTCAGGATTGACACCCCGGTGTTCGCCCTGACCCTCATTTCGGTGATGGTGCTGTTGCAACTCCTCAACTTCCTTCCTGCCCTGACCCTCGGGCACATCGCAGACGCCCTCACCTCTGGAGGCCTCAAATGAGCCAGACCCTCAAACCAGCCCAATCCACTTTTTCAGCAGACCAGATGCAAGAAGCCTTCAAAGGGGGATTCAAGAAGTTCGCCCCCAGGATGCTCGCCAAGAACCCTGTGATGCTGGTCGTCACGGTGGGCAGTCTGGTGACCTTGTACATCACCGTTGCCAATGTGGTGACCGGGCAACCGTTCCTGTATGAACTCTCCATCACGGTCATCCTGGTGTTCACGGTGTGGTTCGCGAACGTCGCAGAAAGCATCGCTGAGGCCAGAGGCAAAGCCCAGGCAAAAAGCCTCCGCTCAGCCCGGGAAGGCACCCAGGCCAGGAGACTGACTGGCCAGACCGAGCAAATGGTTTCCAGTGTGGAATTGCACAAAGGGGACCTGGTGGTGGTTGAGGCCGGAGGAGTCATCCCCGGAGACGGCGAGGTGATTGAGGGCATCGCCAGTGTGGACGAGTCTGCCATCACCGGGGAGTCCGCCCCGGTGATCCGGGAGGCCGGGAGTGACTTCTCGGGGGTGACGGGTGGGACCCGGGTGCTCTCGGACCGCATTGTGGTGCGCATCAGTTCCAACCCCGGCGAGTCCTTCCTGGACCGCATGATCTCCTTGGTGGAAGGGGCATCGAGACAGAAAACCCCCAACGAGATTGCCCTGGGCATTTTGCTTTCCGCCCTGACCTTGGTGTTCTTGCTGGTGGTGGTGACCCTGCCCGCCATCGCAGGTTTTGTGGGGGTGAAGGTGGACGTCACCACCCTGGTTGCGCTGCTGGTGTGCCTGATTCCCACCACCATCGGTGGACTTCTGCCCGCCATCGGGATTGCCGGGATGGACCGTGCCCTGAAAGCCAACGTGATCGCCAAATCCGGCAAGGCGGTGGAGGTGGCAGGCGATGTGGACACCCTGCTGCTCGACAAAACCGGAACCATCACCTACGGGAACCGTCAGGCCACCAGCTTCATCGTGGTGGGTGGAGCAAATCCGAAGGCCCTGATGGAAGCTGCCCTGCTGTCCAGCCTCGCTGACCAGACCCCCGAAGGCAAAAGCATCGTGGCTCTGGCCAGGTCCAGCGGCGTTTCTGCCAGTGAAAAACAGACTGAAGGTGCAGAGTTCATCGAATTCACTGCTCAAACCCGCATGTCCGGGGTGAACCTGCCCGATGGCCGCCAGATCCGCAAGGGGTCCAGTGACCGCATGCTCAAACTGGCCCAGGAGCAGGGCCTCCATGTGCCTGCTGACCTGAAAACGCAGGTGGAGAAAGTTGCCAGCATCGGGGCCACCCCACTGGTGGTGGTTGAGGATCGGCAGATTCTGGGGGTGGTTGCCCTCTCAGACGTGGTGAAGACTGGCATGCGGGAGCGCTTCGCGGAACTGAGGCGCATGGGCCTGAGGACCGTGATGGTCACCGGAGACAATCCCCTGACCGCGCAGGCCATCGCCAAAGAAGCAGGCGTGGACGCATTTATTGCCGAGGCCACCCCAGAAGACAAGCTCAGGCTGATCCGGGAAGAACAGTCTGTTGGAAAACGCGTTGCCATGATGGGAGACGGCACCAACGATGCCCCCGCCCTCGCCCAGGCGGATGTGGGCCTCGCCATGAATTCTGGTACCCCTGCCGCGAAGGAAGCCGGGAACATGATCGACCTGGACAATGACCCCACCAAACTGCTCGAAGTCATCGAGATTGGCAAGGGGCTGCTGATCACCCGGGGGGCCCTCACCACCTTCTCGATTGCCAACGATGTCGCCAAGTACTTCGCCATCCTGCCTGCCCTGTTTGTCACCAGCATCCCCGAGTTGAAAGTGCTGGACGTGATGGGCCTGGGGAGTCCCCAGAGTGCCATCCTCAGCGCCGTGGTCTTCAATGCCCTGATCATCCCTGCCCTGATTCCAGTGGCGCTCAAAGGGGTGAAGTACACCCCTTCGAGCAGTGATGCCTTGCTGGCCAAAAACCTGCTGGTGTACGGACTGGGAGGGGTTTTGCTTCCTTTTGTGGGCATCAAACTGATCGATCTTGTGCTGGCCCTCCTGGGCTGGAATTGAGGATTCACATGTGGACTGCACTTCGTTTTTCTCTGGTCAGCATGCTTTTGTGCGGGGCCGTTTACCCTCTGGTCACCACCTTCACCGGGCAGGCTTTGTTTCCCGATCAAGCTCGAGGCAGCCTGCTGGTGCAAAACGGAAAGGTGATCGGGTCCAGCCTGCTCGGACAGCAATTCACCCGCCCCGAGTTCTTTCAGGGACGCCCGAGTGCTGCAGGGGAGGGTTACGATCCGGTGAATGCCAGTGGCTCCAACCTGGCCTCCAGCAACCCTGCCCTCAGGGGGCGCATTGAGCAAGACAGTTTGCGCCTGCAACAAGAGAATGGGGTGCCTGCAAAGGCACTTCCTGCGAACCTGCTTGCGGCGAGTGGCTCGGGGCTGGATCCCCACATCACTCCAGAAGGTGCCCTCTTGCAGGCGAAGCGCGTCGCAAAAGCCAGAGGCCTCCAGACAGCAGATGTGCGGGAAGTGGTGGAAAAACACATCCAGCAAAAC
Above is a window of Deinococcus misasensis DSM 22328 DNA encoding:
- a CDS encoding DUF1016 N-terminal domain-containing protein, with protein sequence MMDPLLSQDDAFYLDFLNEVKSKVLQVRTQAMLSVNWELIVLYWQLGWEIFSRQNDQGWGSKVVDRLSWDLKVAFLEMKGFSRKIPLVHAVVC
- a CDS encoding response regulator, with product MKIKVLVVEDHTFTRDGLRALINAQQDFEVVAEARSGEEALEQLQDRHVDVVLLDIGLPGMDGIETASQIRRLFPLVRMAMLTAHQMPEQVFAALASGADAYCLKTGEPELVLLALRAAHAGSAYLDPQIAHLVLGRAVVTSNKPETSLTERELEILRRIADGQSNKEIALTLSVSVGTVKNHVQDILVKLSASDRTQAAVNAVRSGLL
- a CDS encoding sensor histidine kinase — its product is MRFLSVVLLLLGFVLDVVTHSSLVVGILLNVPLVLSGLTLSRHFLLQMTVLTLVANVLAGVINGFQDGNSLTTLINRLMVVVSLFLVGFLSLRMQDTTLKAALLQAEEERAQRESKLRSILNAFTAVMSPEQFLAQTVRVLLEATRSGAVLVLREDQSLVVGTPVMQWTSAKIQLLLERSGNWVLSWEGFVVLLDRPEQESVSWVQEVLSDLTPLYGQAVLRESLESQRAQLQDRSEVIRDLMYAFSHDLRTPILANVMSMKLALSGTYGPIGDEYQSALRNGIQANQDVLSLAESLLQVAKLEIEGEGVPLGRVNLSGLVGTALLQVQPLMLEKHLRVQQDLSGDVWVLGDAAQLRRVVLNLLDNAIKWSPVGGTLEVRMERKGRFVMVGVLDEGPGVPEGMRGHLFHRFRKAGAGAGSGLGLYLASKIMRVHGGRLAYIRSEGRTEFCFTLPEEQA
- a CDS encoding potassium-transporting ATPase subunit F translates to MNTILLLLSVLVGAYLLLTLLRPEDF
- the kdpA gene encoding potassium-transporting ATPase subunit KdpA, encoding MTVYLLTYLTVLLMAYPLGKYISNAMQGDKHLGVERGLYKLMGVRPEQNMNWKTYGLHLLLSNLILAVIAYLIFVFQGVLPLNPDGISSMRWDLALHTAASFITNTNQQHYSGQNALSYLSQMMGIVSLQFITPAVGLALLFAILRLLKGGHGEEVNGLKSLGNYHVDVTRAMVRILLPLSFVFALILVWQGVPSTLQGAVTATTLEGVKQVIPVGPVAALEAIKQLGTNGGGWFGPNATHPFENPTGLTNLLSTIALFLIPTALVFSLGEVLKQRKLSLITLGVMVTLSLAGSIPLYLLEKAPNRAFAGLAQSAANWEGKETRLGIEASALWAALTTQTSNGSVNAMHDSLNPLAGMIPQINMFLNDIFGGIGVGLVNYLLFVVLTVFIAGLMVGRTPELFGRKLEAREIQLASLAILLQPFLILTFTALTLSNPSLSANSNPAYHGISQVLYEYNSAYANNGSGFEGLGDNTSWWNITCSVVLILARFLPMLIPLAIAGILAQKIPAPVTSGTLRIDTPVFALTLISVMVLLQLLNFLPALTLGHIADALTSGGLK
- the kdpB gene encoding potassium-transporting ATPase subunit KdpB: MSQTLKPAQSTFSADQMQEAFKGGFKKFAPRMLAKNPVMLVVTVGSLVTLYITVANVVTGQPFLYELSITVILVFTVWFANVAESIAEARGKAQAKSLRSAREGTQARRLTGQTEQMVSSVELHKGDLVVVEAGGVIPGDGEVIEGIASVDESAITGESAPVIREAGSDFSGVTGGTRVLSDRIVVRISSNPGESFLDRMISLVEGASRQKTPNEIALGILLSALTLVFLLVVVTLPAIAGFVGVKVDVTTLVALLVCLIPTTIGGLLPAIGIAGMDRALKANVIAKSGKAVEVAGDVDTLLLDKTGTITYGNRQATSFIVVGGANPKALMEAALLSSLADQTPEGKSIVALARSSGVSASEKQTEGAEFIEFTAQTRMSGVNLPDGRQIRKGSSDRMLKLAQEQGLHVPADLKTQVEKVASIGATPLVVVEDRQILGVVALSDVVKTGMRERFAELRRMGLRTVMVTGDNPLTAQAIAKEAGVDAFIAEATPEDKLRLIREEQSVGKRVAMMGDGTNDAPALAQADVGLAMNSGTPAAKEAGNMIDLDNDPTKLLEVIEIGKGLLITRGALTTFSIANDVAKYFAILPALFVTSIPELKVLDVMGLGSPQSAILSAVVFNALIIPALIPVALKGVKYTPSSSDALLAKNLLVYGLGGVLLPFVGIKLIDLVLALLGWN
- the kdpC gene encoding potassium-transporting ATPase subunit KdpC, with protein sequence MWTALRFSLVSMLLCGAVYPLVTTFTGQALFPDQARGSLLVQNGKVIGSSLLGQQFTRPEFFQGRPSAAGEGYDPVNASGSNLASSNPALRGRIEQDSLRLQQENGVPAKALPANLLAASGSGLDPHITPEGALLQAKRVAKARGLQTADVREVVEKHIQQNPLGPDTVNVLDLNLALSEVK